GTCGACAAGGACGACGTCTGGTACCTCGTGGCCGGCACCGAGAAGGGGCAGCGGACGTTCCGCGTCGACCGCATCGCCGAGGCGGCGGTGACCGACCTCGCCGCCGAGCGGCCCGACGACTTCGAGCTGTCGCGCGAGTGGGAGCGGGTGGTCGACGAGATGGAGCAGCGCCGCTCGCTCGTCTCGGCGACGATGCTCATCTCCGCTCGGCTGCTGCCCGTCCTGCGCAGCCAGTTCGGGCGGCACTGCGAGCCCTTGGAGACGCTCGACGACGGTCGCGTCCGCGTGCGGGTCGCGGCACACCTGCCCATCGGGATCGCGCAGGAGATCGCGGGCTGGGGTGCCGCCGTCGAGGTGCTCGAGCCCGATTCCGTCAGGGCCGAGCTCGCGCGCCTCGGGTCGGAGCTCGTGGAGCGTTACGCGCGGCCGTTGACGTAGGCTACTGTTCGACATATGAGCAGTCGTTCAGATGACCAGGTGCTCGACCTGGGGTCGTGTGCCACCAAGGTGGTCGACGCCGACCGGGTCGCGGCCGTCGCCGCCCGGATGCCCGCCGACGCCGAGGTCACCGACACCGCCGACGTGCTCGGCCTGATGGCCGATCCCGGCCGGCTGCGGCTGCTGGTCGCGTTGCTGGACGGTGAGCTGTGCGTCTGCGACCTGGCCGCCGTCACCGG
This Streptosporangiales bacterium DNA region includes the following protein-coding sequences:
- a CDS encoding metalloregulator ArsR/SmtB family transcription factor, whose amino-acid sequence is MSSRSDDQVLDLGSCATKVVDADRVAAVAARMPADAEVTDTADVLGLMADPGRLRLLVALLDGELCVCDLAAVTGSTESSTSHALRLLRAHRVVAVRRSGRMAYYSLADAHVRLLLDVAFAHTEHTEAVHPERDA